The DNA segment TGAAGATGCTGTGATGATGGATATAATGATGAAAATTAATCCCAAATTTAGATTCTTTACTCTTGATACAGGACGATTGCCACAAGAAACCTATGACATCATAGATATTGTGAGAAAAAAATACAATATTTCTGTTGAAGTTCTATTTCCTAATACCCAAGAAGTAGAAGATATGGTTCGTGATAAAGGAATGAATCTGTTCTATGATAGTGTAGAAAATAGAGAACTATGCTGTGAAATTAGAAAAGTTCATCCAATGAATAAAATGTTGAATACACTAGATGGTTGGATCACTGGATTAAGACGTGATCAGACCAAAAATCGTGAAAATGTAAAAATCTTTCAAATAGATCACGTACACGGAGGAATTTTAAAAATAAACCCGATTATTGATTGGACTTGGGATCAAATTCAAGAATATATTAAAAAAAATAATTTGCCCTACAACAGTCTACTTGACAAAGGCTATCCTAGTATTGGATGTGAACCATGTACTAGACCAATCAAACCTGGTGAAGATCTAAGATCTGGACGATGGTGGTGGGAACAAGGTGGAAATAAAGAGTGTGGCCTTCATATAGACCGTAAAAGGATGGATTAGTATGTCAGAAAACAGTTCAATCAAACCACATGGTGGAATTCTAGTAAACAGAATTAAAAAAATTGATCCTACTGGATTATTCTCAATTACAATCAGTGAAGATCTTGCAAATGATGTTGAAAACATTGCAGATGGGATATTTAGTCCGTTAGAGGGATTTTTAAATAAACAAGACTTTGAAAGTGTCATTTCACGTGGAAGACTAGCTAATGATTTAGCTTGGACTATTCCAATTGTGCTTGATGTAGATTCAGAAACTGCTTCTAAAATGAAAGAATCAGGAGATGTTTTACTGAAAAATCCAGATGGTGTAGGTGTTGCAGTATTACATGTTAAGGAAACGTTTTCTTTTGATAAAGAAAAAACTGTACAAGGAGTCTATGGAACCAATGATTTATCACATCCAGGCGTTGCAAAAACAATGTCAATGAAAGATTATTTGGTTGGAGGAAAAATTGATTATATTCAAAGACCGAATGATACTGAAATCAGAAAAAATAGACTAACACCTACTCAAACACGAGAGGCTTTTGCAAAAGCTGGATGGAAAACAATCTGTGCATTTCAGACTAGAAATCCACCACATGTAGCTCATGAAATGCTTCAAAAAACATCAATTACAACACGTGATGGTGTATTTGTAAATCCGATCATTGGAAAGAAAAAATCTGGTGACTTTGTAGATGAAGTTATTGTCAAATGTTACGAAACTATGATAAAATTATACTATCCAGAAAATAGATGTAAACTAGGAACATTGCATACTGAAATGAAGTATGCTGGTCCAAAAGAAGCAATTCACCATGCAATAATGAGACAAAATTATGGATGCACTCATATCATAATTGGACGAGATCATGCAGGTGTTGGAAAGTTCTATGATCCATTTGCAGCACAAAAAATCTTTGATGACTATCCAGAGTTAGAAATATCTCCAGTATTCTTTCCGCCTTTCTTTTATTGTAGAAAATGCCTCACATACACTACTCCAAAAGCATGTCCACACGATGATGATGTAAAAGAGCAAATTAGTGGAACTGCACTGCGAGAAATGATTCAAAATGGTCAAGCCCCTTCAGAGTTTATTCTAAGACCAGAAGTAGCACAAGTAATTTTAGATCATCCAAAACCATTTGTTGATTAGATTTTTATTCAATCAAATTTGATCTAGCTTGTGAAATATCTTTTTGCAATAATTTTACTTACTGGAATTTTTATATCACCTGCATTTGCTCAGGAAACAAACAATCCGTCATTAATCATTGATACATTAGAGATTCCTTCAGATGAATTCAACACTATAGTACGTGAAGCACCAATTAGAGTTTTAGACGATGTTCATGCTGTAAGTTGGCAGGTGACAATTGATAACAATCTGCTATATGCAAATCCAAATGGAAATGCAGTTTTAAGACTGTATGATCAAGAGAATCGTGATGAG comes from the Candidatus Nitrosopumilus sediminis genome and includes:
- a CDS encoding phosphoadenylyl-sulfate reductase produces the protein MTKFTQEQVDDLNSKIKTAEEALQWVSDNLHPKVAKASSFGAEDAVMMDIMMKINPKFRFFTLDTGRLPQETYDIIDIVRKKYNISVEVLFPNTQEVEDMVRDKGMNLFYDSVENRELCCEIRKVHPMNKMLNTLDGWITGLRRDQTKNRENVKIFQIDHVHGGILKINPIIDWTWDQIQEYIKKNNLPYNSLLDKGYPSIGCEPCTRPIKPGEDLRSGRWWWEQGGNKECGLHIDRKRMD
- the sat gene encoding sulfate adenylyltransferase, translated to MSENSSIKPHGGILVNRIKKIDPTGLFSITISEDLANDVENIADGIFSPLEGFLNKQDFESVISRGRLANDLAWTIPIVLDVDSETASKMKESGDVLLKNPDGVGVAVLHVKETFSFDKEKTVQGVYGTNDLSHPGVAKTMSMKDYLVGGKIDYIQRPNDTEIRKNRLTPTQTREAFAKAGWKTICAFQTRNPPHVAHEMLQKTSITTRDGVFVNPIIGKKKSGDFVDEVIVKCYETMIKLYYPENRCKLGTLHTEMKYAGPKEAIHHAIMRQNYGCTHIIIGRDHAGVGKFYDPFAAQKIFDDYPELEISPVFFPPFFYCRKCLTYTTPKACPHDDDVKEQISGTALREMIQNGQAPSEFILRPEVAQVILDHPKPFVD